A segment of the Siphonobacter curvatus genome:
CCAGCATACCGTGAGCCTGCTGATGAATAATCTCCCATCCCGAAGAAGTTGGTTTAACAATCATACCGTACGTTTTTATTTAGGTCAGTAAGATTACAAAAGCTATACCCAGGCAGAAGGACACGATCAAAAACGTGTCCTTCTGCCTGGCTTACGAAGAGGTGATTACTGGTTCTGCAAGTACTCCAAAGCAGCCTGTCCGACAAATTTTCTACCGGGATTATTTCCCTGCATCCACTCTTCTGGTGGAAATAACGAAAACAGCCCCATTTTCACCAAAGCGGGTATGGCAGCCCGAAATTCGGTCTCTACTTTTTCGCTTTTCGTAAGATTGTATAAGTCGATGTTGTGCAGCAGCGTCGCCAGGGTTCCGCTGGGTTTACTTTCTTTAGCTGGCGTTGCGGGTTGCCTCAGAATCTGCTCATTGATTCG
Coding sequences within it:
- a CDS encoding DUF7709 family protein produces the protein MDENLANIDELSRINEQILRQPATPAKESKPSGTLATLLHNIDLYNLTKSEKVETEFRAAIPALVKMGLFSLFPPEEWMQGNNPGRKFVGQAALEYLQNQ